The following proteins are encoded in a genomic region of Planctomycetaceae bacterium:
- a CDS encoding pyridoxal-phosphate dependent enzyme: LKKTGATLIHPFDNPDVIAGQGTVALELLSQLNRIDAVICPVGGGGLLSGTLTVIKTLRPDVAVYAAEPEWANDCARGMKSGRIELNDRFDTIADGLRTPLGQLTFPIIHSLVDDVLLVDETSIITATQTIKRELRVVAEPSGAVPLAAIMQHRELFLGRHVAVIISGGNIDPTSPAA; encoded by the coding sequence TCCTGAAAAAGACAGGAGCCACTTTGATTCACCCTTTTGATAATCCCGATGTGATCGCAGGGCAGGGCACTGTCGCTCTTGAACTTCTGTCACAACTGAATCGCATCGATGCCGTCATCTGTCCTGTTGGAGGCGGGGGGCTACTTTCAGGAACGTTGACCGTCATCAAAACACTGCGGCCTGATGTCGCAGTCTATGCCGCAGAACCCGAATGGGCGAATGACTGTGCTCGAGGAATGAAGTCTGGTCGAATCGAGCTGAATGACCGATTCGACACGATTGCCGACGGATTGCGAACACCTCTTGGTCAGCTGACATTCCCAATCATTCATTCACTGGTCGATGATGTCCTTCTGGTGGACGAAACTTCCATTATTACCGCTACGCAAACGATCAAAAGAGAATTGCGAGTGGTGGCGGAACCATCCGGTGCAGTCCCATTGGCTGCCATCATGCAGCATCGCGAACTTTTTTTGGGCAGGCACGTTGCCGTTATTATCTCGGGCGGAAACATTGACCCAACCAGTCCTGCCGCCTGA